A genomic region of Micromonospora sp. NBRC 110009 contains the following coding sequences:
- the murJ gene encoding murein biosynthesis integral membrane protein MurJ, whose product MKKPAPRAGAGRLAGAAALIAVLTVVSRLAGFGRTAVFTWTLAPTDLGGAYVVANNLPNFIFEIVAGGALASLVVPLLAAAAERGDRRAVAATTGALLTWVLALLVPLAVLVALLADPLVALQGSGLSEVQREAGARMLRLFAPQLPLYGVGIVLTGVLQAHRRFAWPVIAPLLSSITVIAVYLGFTAAEGRSATVGRVSAGGELLLAGGTTLGVVVLSLSLLIPLRRLRLPLRPGYRFPADARARVGGLAVAGVVTVAAQQVALMVALNQVSYGAQANPGIYNIAQTIYFLPWSVLAVPLAVAAYPTLVSARAAGDERTYRETLAPAVRGVVLFSLLGAAALVGTAVPIGHFFFAPEPARTAAAAIAGFAPGLLGYGLFAVLTRALYARGATRAATVATAVGWLTVPALAILLGHALPLADRVSAVTLATSGGMLVLGGLLVAAVVRSAGRDALAGVGRAGAAGLLAAVVAGSGGALTSRWLAGLAGGTPTTGEALVQGMLSGAVVGALFLAVAWLTDERDVRPLLTAVARRLGRRRPPGGSDGSREDQHPSGRGDGKESISS is encoded by the coding sequence GTGAAGAAACCGGCACCCCGCGCCGGCGCCGGCCGCCTGGCCGGAGCGGCCGCCCTCATCGCCGTCCTCACCGTGGTCAGCCGGCTCGCCGGCTTCGGCCGCACCGCCGTCTTCACCTGGACGCTCGCCCCCACCGACCTGGGCGGCGCGTACGTGGTGGCGAACAACCTGCCGAACTTCATCTTCGAGATCGTCGCCGGCGGGGCGCTGGCCAGCCTCGTCGTGCCGCTGCTGGCGGCGGCCGCGGAGCGGGGCGACCGGCGGGCGGTGGCCGCCACCACCGGTGCCCTGCTCACCTGGGTGCTCGCCCTGCTGGTGCCCCTCGCCGTGCTGGTGGCGCTGCTCGCGGACCCGCTGGTCGCGCTGCAGGGGTCCGGTCTCAGCGAGGTCCAGCGCGAGGCCGGGGCGCGGATGCTGCGGCTGTTCGCCCCCCAGCTGCCGCTCTACGGCGTCGGCATCGTGTTGACCGGGGTGCTCCAGGCGCACCGGCGGTTCGCCTGGCCGGTGATCGCCCCGCTGCTGTCCAGCATCACCGTCATCGCCGTCTACCTCGGGTTCACCGCCGCCGAGGGGCGATCGGCCACGGTCGGGCGGGTCAGCGCGGGCGGCGAGCTGCTCCTCGCCGGTGGCACCACGCTCGGCGTGGTCGTGCTCTCGCTCTCCCTGCTCATCCCGCTGCGCCGGCTGCGGCTGCCGCTGCGCCCGGGCTACCGGTTCCCCGCCGACGCCCGCGCCCGGGTCGGTGGGCTGGCCGTCGCCGGGGTGGTCACCGTCGCGGCCCAGCAGGTCGCCCTGATGGTGGCGCTCAACCAGGTCTCCTACGGGGCCCAGGCCAACCCCGGCATCTACAACATCGCCCAGACGATCTACTTCCTGCCCTGGTCGGTGCTCGCGGTGCCGCTCGCCGTGGCCGCGTACCCGACCCTGGTGTCGGCGCGGGCGGCCGGCGACGAACGGACCTACCGGGAGACGCTCGCCCCGGCGGTGCGCGGCGTGGTGCTGTTCAGCCTGCTCGGTGCCGCCGCGCTGGTCGGCACGGCGGTGCCGATCGGGCACTTCTTCTTCGCGCCCGAGCCGGCGCGCACCGCCGCGGCGGCGATCGCCGGTTTCGCCCCCGGGCTGCTCGGCTACGGCCTCTTCGCCGTCCTCACCCGGGCCCTCTACGCCCGGGGCGCGACCCGGGCCGCGACGGTCGCCACCGCGGTGGGCTGGCTGACCGTGCCGGCCCTGGCGATCCTGCTCGGGCATGCGTTGCCGCTCGCCGACCGGGTGTCAGCCGTGACGCTGGCCACTTCCGGGGGCATGCTGGTGCTCGGTGGTCTGCTGGTCGCCGCCGTGGTGCGTTCCGCCGGTCGGGACGCCCTCGCCGGTGTCGGCCGGGCCGGGGCCGCCGGCCTGCTGGCCGCGGTGGTCGCCGGGTCCGGCGGAGCGCTCACCTCCCGGTGGCTCGCCGGCCTGGCCGGCGGGACCCCGACGACGGGGGAGGCGCTGGTACAGGGCATGCTGTCCGGGGCCGTGGTCGGCGCGCTGTTCCTCGCCGTAGCCTGGCTGACCGACGAACGGGACGTGCGCCCGCTGCTCACCGCCGTGGCCCGCCGGCTCGGCCGGCGACGCCCACCCGGCGGGTCCGACGGCTCGCGGGAGGACCAGCACCCCTCGGGACGGGGTGACGGGAAGGAGAGCATTTCCTCATGA
- a CDS encoding CTP synthase, protein MAPSARTTRHIFVTGGVASSLGKGLTASSLGNLLTARGLRVVMQKLDPYLNVDPGTMNPFQHGEVFVTEDGAETDLDVGHYERFLDRDLSGKANVTTGQIYSDVIAKERRGEYLGDTVQVIPHITNEIKSRILGMGEPDAEGHLPDVVITEVGGTVGDIESLPFLEAIRQVRHDLGRDNCFYLHVSLVPYLAPSGELKTKPTQHSVAQLRSIGIQPDALVLRCDRDIPDKVKEKLSLYCDVDREAVTAAPDAPSIYDIPKVLHREGLDAYVVRRLGLSFRDVDWTRWDDLLERVHQPRHTVTVALVGKYVDLPDAYLSVSEAIRAAGFGHRARVQLRWVPSDDCVTPAGAAAALAGVDGIVIPGGFGVRGIEGKIGTARYARENGIPLLGLCLGLQCMTIEVARHLAGLDGANSLEFDEEAKHPVIATMADQEDIVAGKGDLGGTMRLGAYPAKLTEGSLVAEAYGSTEVSERHRHRYEVNNAYRDQLSKAGLRFSGTSPDGRLVEFIELDRELHPFFVATQAHPELKSRPTRPHPLFAAFVKAAVAYSQADQLPVDLETAPPEAAAAKASRNGAAAAKAASAS, encoded by the coding sequence TTGGCCCCTTCAGCACGGACGACCAGGCACATTTTCGTCACCGGGGGCGTCGCCTCCTCGCTGGGTAAGGGCCTCACCGCCTCCAGCCTCGGCAATCTGCTCACCGCGCGCGGGCTGCGCGTGGTGATGCAGAAGCTCGACCCGTACCTCAACGTCGACCCCGGGACGATGAACCCGTTCCAGCACGGTGAGGTCTTCGTCACCGAGGACGGCGCGGAGACCGACCTCGACGTCGGCCATTACGAGCGCTTTCTCGACCGGGACCTGTCCGGCAAGGCGAACGTCACCACCGGCCAGATCTACTCGGACGTGATCGCCAAGGAGCGGCGCGGCGAGTACCTGGGCGACACGGTCCAGGTCATCCCGCACATCACCAACGAGATCAAGTCGCGGATCCTCGGCATGGGGGAGCCGGACGCCGAGGGCCACCTCCCCGACGTGGTGATCACCGAGGTCGGCGGCACGGTCGGCGACATCGAGTCGCTGCCGTTCCTGGAGGCGATCCGCCAGGTCCGCCACGACCTCGGCCGGGACAACTGCTTCTACCTGCACGTCTCGCTGGTGCCCTACCTGGCCCCGTCGGGCGAGCTGAAGACCAAGCCGACCCAGCACTCGGTGGCGCAGCTGCGCAGCATCGGTATCCAGCCGGACGCCCTGGTGCTGCGCTGCGACCGGGACATCCCGGACAAGGTCAAGGAGAAGCTCTCCCTCTACTGCGACGTGGACCGGGAGGCGGTCACGGCCGCGCCGGACGCGCCGAGCATCTACGACATCCCGAAGGTGCTGCACCGGGAGGGCCTCGACGCGTACGTGGTGCGCCGGCTGGGCCTCTCCTTCCGGGACGTCGACTGGACCCGCTGGGACGACCTGCTGGAGCGGGTGCACCAGCCGCGCCACACGGTGACCGTGGCGCTGGTCGGCAAGTACGTCGACCTGCCCGACGCGTACCTGTCGGTGAGCGAGGCGATCCGGGCCGCCGGCTTCGGCCACCGGGCCCGGGTGCAGCTGCGCTGGGTGCCCAGCGACGACTGCGTCACCCCGGCCGGCGCGGCCGCCGCCCTGGCCGGCGTGGACGGCATCGTCATCCCGGGGGGCTTCGGCGTCCGGGGCATCGAGGGCAAGATCGGCACCGCCCGGTACGCCCGGGAGAACGGCATCCCGCTGCTCGGCCTCTGCCTCGGCCTGCAGTGCATGACGATCGAGGTGGCCCGCCACCTGGCCGGCCTGGACGGGGCGAACTCGCTGGAGTTCGACGAGGAGGCCAAGCACCCGGTCATCGCGACCATGGCCGACCAGGAGGACATCGTCGCCGGCAAGGGCGACCTGGGCGGCACCATGCGGCTCGGGGCGTACCCGGCGAAGCTGACCGAGGGTTCGCTGGTCGCCGAGGCGTACGGCAGCACCGAGGTCAGCGAGCGGCACCGGCACCGGTACGAGGTGAACAACGCCTACCGCGACCAGCTCAGCAAGGCCGGCCTGCGGTTCTCCGGCACCTCGCCGGACGGCCGGCTGGTCGAGTTCATCGAGCTGGACCGGGAGCTGCACCCGTTCTTCGTGGCCACCCAGGCGCACCCGGAGCTGAAGAGCCGGCCGACCCGGCCGCACCCGCTGTTCGCCGCGTTCGTCAAGGCCGCCGTCGCGTACTCCCAGGCGGACCAGCTCCCGGTCGACCTGGAGACTGCCCCGCCGGAGGCCGCGGCCGCGAAGGCGAGCCGCAACGGCGCCGCCGCCGCGAAGGCGGCGTCCGCGTCGTGA
- the steA gene encoding putative cytokinetic ring protein SteA, which yields MRLPTLRRNRSTEPGSVLGTARLDRRTKRLVGRLRPGDIAVIDHVDLDRVAADSLVAVGVAAVLNAKPSVSGRYPNLGPEVLISAGIPLLDDLGEGIFEQVREGDVVRIEGNTVFVGEEPVAHGALQDAETVAKSMADAREGLSVQLEAFAANTMDYLKQERDLLLDGVGVPEIETQIQGRHCLIVVRGYDYKADLDVLRPYIREFKPVLIGVDGGADALVEAGYTPDMIIGDMDSVTDDVLRCGAEVIVHAYPDGRAPGLARVDGLGVPAITFPAAATSEDLAMLLADEKGASLLVAVGTHATLVEFLDKGRGGMASTFLTRLKVGGKLVDAKGVSRLYRQSISGSSLLLLVLAALAAMASAVAVSTVGKAYLGVVSEWWDNFVFQLGQLF from the coding sequence ATGCGTCTACCCACGTTGCGCCGGAACCGGAGCACGGAACCGGGCTCTGTCCTCGGCACCGCGCGCCTCGACCGCCGGACGAAACGGCTGGTCGGCCGGCTCCGGCCCGGCGACATCGCGGTCATCGACCACGTCGACCTGGACCGGGTGGCCGCTGACTCGCTGGTCGCTGTCGGTGTCGCCGCCGTGCTCAACGCCAAGCCGTCGGTCTCCGGGCGGTACCCGAACCTCGGCCCCGAGGTGTTGATCTCCGCCGGCATCCCGCTCCTGGACGACCTGGGGGAGGGCATCTTCGAGCAGGTCCGCGAGGGTGACGTCGTCCGGATCGAGGGCAACACGGTCTTCGTCGGGGAGGAGCCGGTCGCGCACGGCGCGCTGCAGGACGCGGAGACGGTGGCCAAGTCGATGGCCGACGCCCGCGAGGGTCTGTCGGTGCAGTTGGAGGCGTTCGCCGCCAACACCATGGACTACCTCAAGCAGGAACGCGACCTGCTGCTCGACGGCGTCGGCGTGCCGGAGATCGAGACCCAGATCCAGGGCCGGCACTGCCTGATCGTGGTCCGGGGCTACGACTACAAGGCCGACCTGGATGTGCTGCGCCCGTACATCCGGGAGTTCAAGCCGGTGCTGATCGGCGTGGACGGGGGCGCGGACGCCCTGGTCGAGGCCGGCTATACGCCCGACATGATCATCGGCGACATGGACTCGGTCACCGACGACGTGCTGCGCTGCGGCGCGGAGGTGATCGTGCATGCCTACCCGGACGGCCGGGCGCCCGGCCTGGCCCGGGTCGACGGCCTGGGGGTGCCGGCGATCACGTTCCCGGCCGCGGCGACCAGCGAGGACCTGGCCATGCTGCTGGCCGACGAGAAGGGCGCCTCGCTGCTGGTGGCCGTCGGCACCCACGCCACCCTGGTGGAGTTCCTGGACAAGGGCCGGGGCGGCATGGCCTCGACGTTCCTGACCCGGTTGAAGGTGGGCGGCAAGCTGGTCGACGCCAAGGGCGTGAGCCGGCTCTACCGGCAGAGCATCTCCGGCTCGTCGCTGCTGCTGCTCGTCCTGGCGGCGCTGGCCGCGATGGCCTCCGCCGTGGCCGTCTCCACCGTCGGGAAGGCGTATTTGGGCGTGGTCTCCGAATGGTGGGACAATTTCGTGTTCCAGCTCGGCCAGCTCTTCTAG
- a CDS encoding copper transporter, whose amino-acid sequence MINFRYHVVSLTAVFLALAIGLVVGTAALNGPVADSLKENVNALRKDNSQMRQSVNSLQKELDMEEDFAAEMAQVVLPGKLTGRRVLVLSLPSGRDHTEGVVKMLQLAGANVTGRIDVQDKFINPDSNNNLLELAVTAARPNSVPTSGLPGNGHGVETSSALLASVLLDRPQGSPAVTEADRRAVLQAYATAGYLTPEDKVSGAAEAVVLVSGQPYVDKDSAKKDESVVKVAEQFDRTGAIVVGGMGSAGGNVVAVVRGDPVLSQTISTIDNANTVQGQLVTTLALVQQLTEKKAGQYGVGDNAAALLPKLPQ is encoded by the coding sequence GTGATCAACTTCCGCTACCACGTGGTGTCCCTGACCGCGGTCTTCCTGGCGTTGGCGATCGGCCTGGTGGTCGGCACGGCCGCCCTGAACGGGCCGGTCGCCGACTCGCTCAAGGAGAACGTCAACGCGCTGCGCAAGGACAACTCGCAAATGCGCCAGTCGGTCAACAGCCTCCAGAAGGAACTGGACATGGAGGAGGACTTCGCCGCCGAGATGGCGCAGGTCGTCCTCCCCGGCAAGCTGACCGGCCGCCGGGTGCTGGTGCTCAGCCTGCCCAGCGGGCGGGACCACACCGAGGGCGTGGTGAAGATGCTCCAGCTCGCCGGGGCCAACGTCACCGGCCGCATCGACGTCCAGGACAAGTTCATCAACCCGGACAGCAACAACAACCTGCTCGAGCTCGCCGTCACGGCCGCCCGCCCGAACAGCGTCCCCACCTCGGGCCTGCCGGGCAACGGGCACGGCGTGGAGACCTCCAGCGCGCTGCTCGCCAGCGTGCTGCTGGACCGGCCGCAGGGCAGCCCGGCCGTCACCGAGGCCGACCGCCGGGCGGTGCTCCAGGCCTACGCGACCGCCGGGTACCTCACCCCGGAGGACAAGGTCTCCGGCGCCGCCGAGGCGGTCGTGCTGGTCAGCGGCCAGCCGTACGTGGACAAGGACTCGGCGAAGAAGGACGAGTCGGTGGTGAAGGTCGCCGAGCAGTTCGACCGGACCGGGGCGATCGTGGTCGGCGGCATGGGCTCGGCCGGCGGCAACGTGGTCGCCGTGGTCCGGGGCGACCCGGTGCTCTCCCAGACCATCTCGACCATCGACAACGCCAACACCGTGCAGGGTCAGCTCGTCACCACGCTCGCCCTGGTGCAGCAGTTGACCGAGAAGAAGGCCGGCCAGTACGGCGTCGGTGACAACGCCGCGGCGCTACTGCCTAAACTGCCCCAGTGA
- the recN gene encoding DNA repair protein RecN, whose translation MLEELRITGLGVIEDTTLPLTGGMNVITGETGAGKTMVVTGLGLLFGGRADAGRVRAQPGRAVVEGRLRLDGRVAGTVHARITDAGGEPDEDGSVLLSRTVTVEGRSRAHLGGRSMPVSMLGEVGEQVVAVHGQSDQLRLLRPAEQRASLDRFAGPEHEKLLDALREAYTRWRAVVDDLADRRRNARERNQEADLLRLGLDEITRVDPQPGEDDELKAEAQRLEHAEGLRTAAQLAQQCVAGGVEAADDTPDAGTLLGTARRTLEAQAGTDPALGELALRLEEAATLVTDVSAELSAYLAALDADPARLQAVYERRAALRGLTRKYADDVDGVIAWAERARTRLSDLDTSDELLDELEKESSRLAGEVAELAGRVSTSRREAAVRFAEQVTVELAGLAMPHARIEVAVLPRPVGRAEPSLPVNGVEAGVGPDGADEVELRLLAHPGAPALPLQRGASGGELSRVMLAIEVVFAGSGGPPTLVFDEVDAGVGGQAAVEIGRRLARLARSHQVLVVTHLPQVAAFADRHLVVAKDTGGAVTTSGVRVVEDTERARELARMLAGLPDSDLGIAHAEELLAVAAKERRP comes from the coding sequence GTGCTGGAGGAGTTGCGCATCACCGGACTGGGCGTCATCGAGGACACCACGCTCCCGCTGACCGGCGGGATGAACGTGATCACCGGCGAGACCGGTGCCGGCAAGACCATGGTGGTGACCGGCCTCGGCCTGCTCTTCGGCGGCCGGGCCGACGCCGGGCGGGTGCGGGCGCAACCGGGCCGCGCGGTGGTGGAGGGGCGGCTGCGGCTGGACGGCCGGGTGGCCGGGACGGTGCACGCCCGGATCACCGACGCCGGCGGCGAGCCCGACGAGGACGGGTCGGTGCTGCTGAGCCGCACGGTCACCGTGGAGGGTCGGTCCCGGGCGCATCTGGGCGGCCGCAGCATGCCGGTGTCGATGCTGGGCGAGGTCGGCGAGCAGGTGGTGGCCGTGCACGGCCAGTCCGACCAGCTGCGGCTGCTGCGCCCGGCCGAGCAGCGGGCGTCGCTCGACCGGTTCGCCGGCCCGGAGCACGAGAAGCTGCTCGACGCCTTGCGTGAGGCGTACACGCGGTGGCGGGCGGTGGTCGACGACCTGGCCGACCGGCGCCGTAACGCCCGCGAACGCAACCAGGAGGCGGACCTGCTCCGGCTCGGCCTCGACGAGATCACCCGGGTCGACCCGCAGCCCGGCGAGGACGACGAGTTGAAGGCGGAGGCGCAGCGCCTGGAGCACGCCGAGGGGCTGCGCACCGCCGCCCAGCTCGCCCAGCAGTGCGTGGCCGGCGGCGTGGAGGCGGCCGACGACACCCCGGACGCCGGCACCCTGCTCGGCACCGCCCGGCGCACCCTGGAGGCGCAGGCCGGCACCGACCCGGCCCTCGGCGAGCTGGCGCTGCGGCTGGAGGAGGCGGCCACCCTGGTCACCGACGTCTCCGCGGAGCTGTCGGCGTACCTCGCCGCGCTGGACGCCGACCCGGCCCGGCTGCAGGCCGTCTACGAGCGCCGGGCCGCGCTGCGCGGGCTGACCCGCAAGTACGCCGACGACGTGGACGGGGTGATCGCCTGGGCCGAGCGGGCGCGCACCCGGCTGTCCGACCTGGACACCTCGGACGAGCTGCTGGACGAGCTGGAGAAGGAGTCGTCCCGGCTGGCCGGGGAGGTGGCCGAGCTGGCCGGGCGGGTCTCCACCTCCCGCCGGGAGGCGGCGGTCCGCTTCGCCGAGCAGGTCACCGTCGAGCTGGCCGGGCTGGCCATGCCGCACGCCCGGATCGAGGTGGCGGTGCTGCCCCGGCCGGTGGGCCGGGCCGAGCCGAGCCTGCCGGTCAACGGCGTGGAGGCGGGCGTCGGCCCGGACGGCGCCGACGAGGTGGAGCTGCGGCTGCTGGCCCACCCGGGCGCGCCCGCGCTGCCGTTGCAGCGGGGCGCCTCCGGCGGTGAGCTGTCCCGGGTGATGCTCGCCATCGAGGTGGTCTTCGCCGGGTCCGGCGGCCCGCCGACCCTGGTCTTCGACGAGGTCGACGCGGGCGTCGGCGGGCAGGCCGCGGTGGAGATCGGCCGGCGGCTGGCCCGACTGGCCCGCAGCCACCAGGTGCTCGTCGTCACCCACCTGCCGCAGGTGGCCGCGTTCGCCGATCGGCACCTGGTGGTGGCGAAGGACACCGGGGGAGCGGTGACCACCAGCGGGGTGCGGGTGGTGGAGGACACGGAGCGGGCCCGGGAGCTCGCCCGGATGCTGGCAGGTTTGCCGGATTCCGATCTGGGTATCGCGCATGCCGAGGAACTCCTGGCCGTGGCGGCCAAGGAAAGGCGTCCGTGA
- a CDS encoding helix-turn-helix domain-containing protein translates to MELRILGLDEDEELVYRTLLGLATAGREQLARQAGLAGERVDRALTALRKRGLVAPAGGEADAPLRPLPPDVALGDDLLRRQRSLDAARSRVAQLTEEYRAGVRRHDADHLVEIVTGADALRGRLRRMQDDARTEVLWFCRANPLAMPGPENVEEFAALTRGVSYRAIYERDLLAEPGALADVEKAVRCGEHARVTDQLPVRLAIADRTTAICPLVPDRTDGEPSAAVIGRSQLLDALLALFDSHWHAATPLLPGAGPRTAGGPGDEEQLLLSLFVAGVPDKSIASQLGVSRRTVQRRLADLMTLAGVDTRPGLAYQAARRGWL, encoded by the coding sequence GTGGAGCTGCGGATACTCGGTCTGGACGAGGACGAGGAACTGGTCTACCGGACGCTGCTGGGACTCGCCACCGCCGGCCGTGAGCAGCTGGCCCGGCAGGCGGGACTCGCCGGGGAGCGCGTCGACCGCGCGCTGACCGCGCTGCGGAAGCGGGGGCTGGTCGCCCCGGCCGGCGGCGAGGCGGACGCCCCGCTGCGGCCGCTCCCCCCGGACGTGGCGCTCGGCGACGACCTGCTCCGCCGACAGCGGTCCCTGGACGCCGCCCGCAGCCGGGTCGCCCAGCTCACCGAGGAGTACCGGGCCGGCGTCCGCCGGCACGACGCCGACCACCTGGTGGAGATCGTCACCGGCGCGGACGCGCTGCGCGGCCGGCTGCGCCGGATGCAGGACGACGCGCGGACGGAGGTGCTCTGGTTCTGCCGGGCGAACCCGCTGGCCATGCCCGGGCCGGAGAACGTCGAGGAGTTCGCCGCGCTGACCCGCGGGGTCAGCTACCGGGCGATCTACGAACGCGACCTGCTCGCCGAGCCGGGAGCCCTGGCCGACGTGGAGAAGGCGGTCCGCTGCGGCGAACATGCCCGGGTGACCGACCAGCTCCCGGTGCGGCTGGCCATCGCCGACCGGACCACCGCGATCTGCCCGCTGGTGCCCGACCGGACCGACGGCGAGCCGAGCGCCGCCGTGATCGGCCGCAGCCAGCTGCTCGACGCGCTGCTGGCCCTCTTCGACAGCCACTGGCACGCGGCCACCCCGCTGCTGCCCGGCGCGGGCCCGCGCACCGCGGGCGGTCCCGGGGACGAGGAACAACTGCTGCTGTCGCTGTTCGTGGCCGGGGTGCCGGACAAGTCGATCGCCTCCCAGCTCGGCGTGAGCCGCCGCACCGTCCAGCGGCGCCTCGCCGACCTGATGACCCTGGCCGGAGTCGACACCCGGCCGGGCCTGGCCTACCAGGCCGCCCGCCGCGGCTGGCTCTGA
- a CDS encoding glycosyltransferase family 4 protein, protein MTDASSAPRWSGSVALVLASSTGGVGQHVRSVARGLAAAGASVLVCGPAATQDQFDFTGVGARFTPVEIPASPTPADARAVAALRRALTDTPVDVVHAHGLRAGLVAVLARPAAPLVVTWHNAVLAGGLRGQVSRLVERVVARNVRVALGASADLVERAAALGAADARLAPVAAPTLPAPRRRRGAVRAEFGVAPDRPLILSVGRLHPQKRYDVLVDAAARWRSRKPAPVVVIAGSGPAYLQLAARISAARAPVTLLGHRTDVADLLAGADLAVVTSDWEARQLFAQEALRAGVPLVATAVGGLPELVGDAAVLIPADDVDAVDAAVRDLLDDETRRGELARRGAARAATWPTEADTVAALATLYADLAPVPSTEAR, encoded by the coding sequence ATGACGGACGCCTCGTCGGCGCCGCGGTGGTCCGGCTCGGTGGCCCTGGTGCTGGCCTCCAGCACTGGCGGCGTGGGGCAGCACGTCCGCTCGGTGGCCCGGGGACTGGCCGCCGCCGGCGCGTCCGTGCTGGTCTGCGGCCCGGCCGCCACCCAGGACCAGTTCGACTTCACCGGGGTGGGTGCCCGGTTCACACCGGTGGAGATCCCGGCCAGCCCCACCCCCGCCGACGCGCGGGCCGTCGCCGCGCTGCGCCGGGCGCTCACCGACACCCCGGTGGACGTGGTCCACGCGCACGGGCTGCGGGCCGGCCTCGTCGCCGTCCTCGCCCGGCCGGCCGCCCCGCTGGTGGTGACCTGGCACAACGCCGTCCTCGCCGGCGGGCTGCGGGGCCAGGTGTCCCGGCTCGTCGAGCGGGTCGTCGCCCGGAACGTCCGGGTCGCCCTGGGCGCCTCCGCAGACCTGGTCGAGCGGGCCGCCGCGCTGGGCGCCGCCGACGCCCGCCTCGCCCCGGTCGCCGCGCCGACGCTGCCCGCGCCGCGCCGCCGCCGGGGCGCCGTCCGCGCCGAGTTCGGGGTCGCCCCCGACCGTCCGCTGATCCTCTCGGTGGGCCGGCTGCACCCGCAGAAGCGGTACGACGTCCTGGTCGACGCCGCCGCCCGGTGGCGCAGCCGCAAGCCCGCGCCGGTGGTGGTGATCGCCGGCAGCGGGCCCGCGTACCTGCAACTCGCCGCCCGGATCTCGGCGGCCCGGGCCCCGGTGACCCTGCTCGGGCACCGCACCGACGTGGCCGACCTGCTCGCCGGCGCGGACCTGGCCGTGGTCACCAGCGACTGGGAGGCCCGGCAGCTCTTCGCCCAGGAGGCGCTGCGCGCCGGCGTGCCCCTGGTGGCGACCGCCGTGGGCGGGCTGCCGGAGCTGGTCGGCGACGCCGCGGTGCTGATCCCCGCCGACGACGTCGACGCGGTCGACGCGGCGGTCCGCGACCTGCTGGACGACGAGACCCGCCGGGGCGAGCTGGCCCGCCGGGGCGCCGCCCGGGCCGCGACCTGGCCGACCGAGGCGGACACGGTGGCCGCGCTGGCCACCCTCTACGCCGACCTGGCGCCGGTGCCGTCGACGGAGGCCCGGTGA